The DNA segment TTTTGCGATCGGAAAAATAGTCAGCGATTTTTTTTTGTCCCTTGAAATTGAGTGGGATAAACCGGTCTCCCGGATGGAAGGTGCGTACGCAGAGACTGTTTCCAGTTTTATCAAAATCTAAAAGCTCAATTTGCCTGTTTTTATTAAATTCGACTGGTTCTTCCTTTTTGGTAATCGACCATTTTAATTCATACTCCCCAAATCTGAGTGCGTTTGAATCCAATAAATCGAACTTAATTTGAGGGATCTTTTCCGATGCTTTCCTTTTGATTATAATGCCGTCGTGGTCAATCGCAAGTTGAAAATCTTGATTGATGTCAACCCGTTTACCGATTTTTTTTTCTGCAATGACTGAGAGTACCTTATCGAGCTTATCAAAATTCAGGTCATTCCGGTTAATTCCGAGCGCTTGACAGGCACGAAAAAGAATATATTTTTGAACGGCCTTAAAGTAGCCTAAAAATCCGTCAATTTCAACTATTATTTCATTTATTTTTTGTAACGAGACCAGCGACTTATATGCCTCGTCCGAGACTGATTCCAAAACCGATTCTGTTTCCGAAAAAATAAGCGCAGTTCGATTCAGCGTCTTTACCAAGTTTGGATTGAAATGCTCTTTTAAATAGGGAATCAATTCACGCCGAATGCGGTTTCTTCGAAATTGCAAATCTTCATTTGATGAGTCCTGGCGAAAGGTAAGCTTATTTTCTTTAGCGTACTGTTCCAAATCCTCTCGAGTAAGTTCGAGGAGGGGCCGAATAT comes from the candidate division KSB1 bacterium genome and includes:
- the tilS gene encoding tRNA lysidine(34) synthetase TilS; translation: MTLLEKVTRFIQHNRLIVERDKILLAVSGGLDSVALLHIFSQLKSILKLELAVAHVHHGIRGNEADKDLEFVTSLSCNYKLPFQSKKVEAKAFAKSQKYSLEESARILRYKAFEEFLTKSKYSRLATAHTANDQAETVIDHFLRGSGSLGMQGIQVKRGAYIRPLLELTREDLEQYAKENKLTFRQDSSNEDLQFRRNRIRRELIPYLKEHFNPNLVKTLNRTALIFSETESVLESVSDEAYKSLVSLQKINEIIVEIDGFLGYFKAVQKYILFRACQALGINRNDLNFDKLDKVLSVIAEKKIGKRVDINQDFQLAIDHDGIIIKRKASEKIPQIKFDLLDSNALRFGEYELKWSITKKEEPVEFNKNRQIELLDFDKTGNSLCVRTFHPGDRFIPLNFKGQKKIADYFSDRKIPHHLREVTPILESPAGIVWLCGHCIDNRFKVRKETDKLLKVEIKEPSNEF